A part of Hippea maritima DSM 10411 genomic DNA contains:
- a CDS encoding TIGR00730 family Rossman fold protein codes for MKDIQKEFLENRNKNKDLWRLFKVLSDFTDAFEELDDIGLAVAVFGSARVKEDDFYYKKAYEIARRFAQEGYAIITGGGPGIMEAANKGAHDIGGVSVGLNIELPHEQMLNPYVNIPLDFRYFFTRKVTFMKYAVSFVVMPGGYGTMDELFESLVLIQTDKIGRFPVVLFGSEFWNKVVDLVSFLADRGYISKTDLSLFKITDSVEEAVSYVIDKTRYIDTLG; via the coding sequence ATGAAGGATATACAAAAAGAGTTTTTAGAAAATAGAAATAAGAATAAAGATCTGTGGCGGCTTTTCAAGGTCTTATCGGATTTTACCGATGCTTTTGAAGAGCTTGATGATATAGGTTTAGCTGTTGCTGTCTTTGGCAGCGCAAGGGTCAAAGAGGATGACTTTTACTATAAAAAGGCATATGAAATAGCGAGACGGTTTGCCCAAGAAGGTTATGCTATAATTACCGGTGGAGGTCCTGGCATTATGGAAGCCGCCAATAAGGGTGCTCATGATATTGGCGGTGTTTCTGTAGGTTTGAATATAGAACTCCCTCATGAACAGATGCTTAATCCGTATGTAAATATCCCTCTTGATTTTAGATATTTTTTCACGCGCAAGGTTACATTTATGAAGTACGCGGTTTCTTTTGTTGTTATGCCAGGTGGGTATGGTACTATGGATGAGCTTTTTGAGAGTTTGGTTCTGATACAAACGGATAAGATAGGCAGATTCCCTGTTGTACTGTTCGGTAGCGAGTTTTGGAATAAGGTTGTCGATCTTGTTAGTTTTTTAGCTGATAGGGGATATATATCAAAAACGGACTTGAGCCTGTTTAAGATAACCGATAGCGTGGAAGAGGCTGTCTCGTACGTTATAGATAAAACCCGATATATAGACACTTTAGGCTAA
- a CDS encoding universal stress protein, with product MKIENILACVDSSDYGVSVMRFSSYFAKILKSKLTGLHVIDIVQLEGPFMYDISGALGLEPFIDFSSKVRDVLRQKGENILSAFEGIAKEYGIDFKKAMDFGVVPNVIVDFAKDHDLIFMGKKGVNEQYERGILGIVAETVIRRIEKPLFVAPKHFYTFKEIIACVDSREPSMRAYSMAKELSKLFGVKLSCVYVKGKAPTPQIDGVEVVEGDTVADSLEEFINQRERPLVCIGAYAKSKLLEMVLGSTTEALLRKDEDNAFLVVR from the coding sequence ATGAAGATTGAAAATATATTAGCATGTGTTGATTCAAGTGATTACGGCGTTAGTGTAATGAGGTTTTCCTCTTATTTTGCAAAAATATTGAAATCAAAACTGACGGGCTTGCATGTTATTGATATTGTACAACTTGAAGGTCCTTTTATGTATGATATAAGCGGTGCTTTAGGGCTTGAACCGTTTATCGATTTTTCATCCAAAGTTAGGGATGTTTTGAGGCAAAAGGGTGAGAATATATTAAGCGCATTTGAAGGTATAGCAAAAGAGTATGGTATAGACTTTAAAAAGGCGATGGATTTTGGTGTTGTTCCTAATGTAATAGTAGATTTTGCAAAAGATCATGATTTAATTTTTATGGGGAAAAAAGGTGTTAATGAGCAATATGAAAGGGGTATTTTGGGTATCGTTGCAGAAACAGTTATAAGAAGAATAGAAAAGCCTCTTTTTGTTGCCCCTAAGCATTTTTACACATTCAAAGAGATTATAGCTTGTGTAGACTCCAGAGAGCCCTCCATGAGGGCGTATAGTATGGCAAAGGAGCTCTCAAAACTCTTTGGGGTTAAGTTGAGTTGTGTTTATGTAAAAGGAAAGGCACCAACCCCACAGATAGATGGTGTGGAGGTTGTAGAGGGTGATACTGTTGCTGATAGTTTAGAGGAATTTATAAACCAAAGAGAAAGACCTCTTGTTTGTATTGGGGCTTATGCAAAGTCGAAGTTGCTCGAGATGGTTTTAGGAAGTACAACTGAGGCTCTGTTAAGAAAAGATGAAGATAATGCGTTTTTAGTGGTTAGATAG